The Ranitomeya variabilis isolate aRanVar5 chromosome 7, aRanVar5.hap1, whole genome shotgun sequence DNA window AATCGTGGGCTCAGGAGGAAACCGAACGTCCCGAAACTGATTACTAAGAATATTTCACGTAAAACTTATATTGCCATGTCCTAGcaaaggaggttttttttttttaaaggttttaaGAGGAAATCTGGGACAATTCTAATTCACAGAATGACCGGCTGTAATTCTATACGTATAGGAGTCAATAACATTAATGTTCAAATTATCCAAGGCTAGTTTCTATTGGaaattaaggggggggggggggggagaaaaaaaaaatagacataatatttttttttaatggaagaGCAGACTAGCCAGCTTCTCCCCTCCCCCTTCAGTCTTTATTACTGTCCCTTTTCCTTCCCGTTATAGCAGATAATATTTAACACATGACAGTTACATATACACTTGTGTTTGTTTCTTCCGAAGCTTTGCTAACTTCTAACCTAAATGCCCCCACAGCTGGGAGAATAGGttgaggctatgtgcgcacgttgcggattctccgtggatccgcagcgttttttttggaGGTGCAGaaacgcaattgatttacagtacaatgtaaatcaatgagaaaaaaaataaaatgctgtgcgcactttgcggaaaatccgctgcggttttaaagaaaccgcatgtcaattcttcgtgaatctgcagcattttcgtacccattccattatagaaaaccgcagcaaaaacaacgctgcggaaccgcacaaaaaaccccgCAGGTGCGttctctgccaggagagacagaatccgcaccagaaattcctaagctgaatccacaatgtgtgcacattaaAGAGGGAGCTCCCTTCCTATTAACCACCTACTGCCTGCAGCATCTACAGGGTTAAACAGACCTAGCTGCTGCCCACCCTGCTGGACCCGGGGCGGTAGGAGCCAGCTGGGGGGCACAGCCGACACCCGCTGTACACACAGACTACAACTCAAGGGTTAAACAGTGGGGTCCCGACCCCCTCCATAGTACTTGGGGTAAACCCCCCATAACCAGGAGCTGCCCCAATATAAAGCTGCTTGTAAGGTTCCCATCCCAGGACTGGTGAcagatgctgggggttgtagtccaGCAGAGCCGCACCGCCTGTACATAGGGTGGGCGACCTATGGGGCATATACAGCAGTCACAGGATCAGCCACCGCCGCCTGCAAGGGAACGTTCCCCAAACTCCAGCCCTTTCCTCCTCCCCCGCACTCACCTGTAGCTCCAAACACCACGAAGACTCTCTTGTCGGCCATGTCTGCTGTGCACTGGATGTGTGTGCGGGTATACAGCCCAGAGCGGATTATATACCGGAGCCCGGACCCCTCCCCACCCTGGGCTGTGGCCAAGTGTCATAATGACTCAGCACTGCACACAACAGTCAGCCCCTCATCCCAAGACCCTCTAACACCCTCACTATGTCCGCCGGGCAGTCAGCAGACAGTCACACTATTATCAGCCAAGAAGGACATTCCATCACCCCGGCTGTTCATCCTGAGCTGCCTAGTTCACCAGCAGAATGCAGGACTGACAGCAGCAGAGGAATATTCAGCTTCATGTATAAACGCAGAGTAATGGCAGGAAGTATGATTACAAGATCTTTAAATAAAAAGGGATTTTAATGACAGATGACCAATGTTGTTGTGGTTTTTTATACATTTAAAGGGGAATTCCACTATAGGAGTCGGCCGGTCCAATATCTAGGACTCTCGCTGGTGGATGTTGATTGGCTGAATGTCTGCGGCTGCTAATCAGCACTCGGCTCGCAGGCAGCCATTGTGAATGTGGCTCAGGATCCGTGGCTCACAGGACTCCTCTTTCTATGGACGATCCGTGCCCTGAATCCAATCCCATGACCCAGGCGGCGACGGCTGTGTAATCCCAGTATTGAAGTGCGGTTTATAATCCCACTGCACATAATAGGCCGTGTGCTGGAGTAATCCTCTGCAACCGCCGCCTCATACCGGAGACACCTCGCAGGAACGTCGTCCTAGAAAAGACCGAACTGCCACAAATAACGACAATGCAGGGGGGCACTTACAGGGCCGGTCCGAACGTattggcgaactaggcggccgccagataaaaaatagaaaaaattataaaagatcttttcaaaaggcaaaagatgtacggagcggagctgcgtgtgtatgaggtgtatggagcggagcgcgtgtgtacgaggtgtatggagcggtgcgcgtgtgtacggagtgcagccgcgtgtgtaggagtagctatatgtggccattataaggtacgaagtatcatgtgcggccaatatacagtatggagcatcatgtgtggccattatacagtatggagcatcatgtgtggccattatacagtatggagcatcatgtgtggccattatacagtatgtagcatcatgtgtggccattatgcagtatggagcatcatgtgtggccattatacagtatggagcgtcgtgtgtggtcattatacagtatggagcatcatgtggggccattatacagtatggagtgtcatgtgtggccattatacagtatgtagcatcatgtgtggccattatgcagtatggagcatcatgtgtggccattatacagtatggagcatcatgtgtggccattgtacagtatggagcatcatgtggggccattatacagtatggagcatcatgtgcggccattatacagtatggagcactgtgtggccatatttttttgtttataattattctttatgaaacagtgtgatcagcagtgctaaatgggtgtggttggaacACGGATATGGGTgtagctagttatgaatgggtgtgctcagaggcgtggcctaaaatttgccgcggcgcgctttgcgcgctgcaaactttgtccctctttcccatctttaaaagttgggaggtatgctctacagggatctgagccctgccacagggagatagaagggaaggcagcagacagccgccattgtgagaggattatCACGGCATTACTGGGAGGGCAAgtcgcctcagagggaagaaaacagctcagccgctgaggtgtaactgagtgagggtctccacagagagagaacctgaaaacggccaatatcacactgagaaactgcctgtctgcaaatgttcatctgtaaggaataggctgacccgtttacctcacaacttTGGTAGTTATCTaacagattacctccagtaaaatcaatgctaaatacaagctgcctctgtcgtCTCTGGGGAAATATCCACATATAGTAGGTCGgctcatcacattttttttttagtttgtcaccaccattgaactgaacttactctacttttttatctgatttaaaggagaaaaatgccccaacAGTGCATCAATCATCCGAACAAATTCTGCGATGtatgtggttcttttacaccaaaaggccaagtacgttcaatcactcatgcTATTACAAAGATggaccagatgtactttaagtgtccacttggtgatcaagacaaaatctgggcccctcatgtgatatgctcaagttgttcaaatggtcttcgtgactggttgaatatgaggaaagtggctatgccatttgctgttcccatgatttggagagaacccaaaattcatagtgatgactgctactttttatTGTCAAACCAAAGggtttttctacaaagaacaaacataagattaattaccctgaacttgaatctgcgattaagCCAATtgcacatgatggtaccttgccagttcctgtaccaccgttgtctggattggatgaaaattgattagaatatgaagactatggagctgaagctactggtgaCATGgtacatggagacctcaagtcaagatgagtatgtgcctgatggagcagccagaacgctttactcaacatgaattaaatgatctcatcagagacctttcattgtcaaaagataaagctgaacttcttggatCTAGGCTGAAActgaagaatcttcttcatgatgacgtcaaagtgtgttattactgaaacagaagtaacacattaacacaatttttcacagttgataggCCAATGGTGTACTGAAACAATGTGAACGGCctttttgaagaactgaatcaagagcagattgtttattgactcatcccagataagtttgaaagcagtgttgcttcacaatggaaatatgaaaccatcaatccccagtgctcactcatgtcatctaaaggaaagttatgaaaatctgtcagatgTTTtgtatgctatacaatataagcatcaccaatggaatatctgtggagatttgaaagtgattggtctgctaatcggAATGCAAGAAGGTTTCAAAAAatattgtgtttatgggacagtagaaatacagtagagcattatgttcgtcGTGACTGGGGATAGAGGAACATCTATGCTCCACGTAGAgataatgttcagcataatcctttagttgcgcCAACAacaatctttcttcctccactacatacaaagttgggattgattaaaaactttgtgaaagccatgacaatgacaaattcacaagggttccataCATTTAAccgaaattctccagcatttcaccagcaaaactgaaggaagaggTTTTTGTTGGTTCTTCAGATCAGGGAGCTTATGAGAgctgatgtgtttgaaggaactcgaaatgataaggaattgagaccTTGGAAAAggttcaagtggatctgtgaaaacgtcttagggtaccatcacactctgcaactttccaacgatacgaccagcgatacgacctggccgtgatcgttggaaagtcgttgtgtggtcgctggggagctgtcacacagaccgctctccagagaccaacgatgccgaggtcccgggtaaccagggtaaacatcgggttactaagcgcagggccgccagcgtaaaagtaaaaaaacccaaaccgtacatactcacattccggtgtccgccaggtcccttgccgtctgcttcccactctgactgagtgccgcgtaaagtgaaagcagatcacagcggtgacgtcaccgctgtgatctgctctcactttccggccaggagtcagtcagagcgggaagcagacggcaagggacctgaaggacaccggaatgtgagtatgtacggtttggttttttttacttttatgctggcggccctgcgcttagtaacccgatgtttaccctggttacaagcgaacgcatcgctggatcgctgtcacacacaacgatccagcgatgacagcgggagatccagcgacgaaagaaagttccaaacgatctgctacaacgtacgattctcagcaggatccctgatcgctgctgcgtgtcagacacagcgatatcgtatggatatagctggaacgtcacggatcgtaccgtcgtagcgacaaaagtgccactgtgagacggtacccttaggaaaaCAAAGATCTCCAGAATATGGTGACGGTGTTGAGGAACTGCTTCCATACCAGTGTTTTGGATGTTTCACGCCTCTGAAAAAGccctttttgcattcacatttagattccttccctcaaaatcttggggatgtaagcgatgaacaaggcgagtggtttcaccaggacattaaagtaatggatcaccgctaccagggtttttggaatgactcaatgatggcagattactgttggatgttatatagggacaaccctgaaaaatcataTAACGACAGTCTAATGTTAAGCACTTTTCATTTCTGCTCATGTTTTGGTTTCTGTTTTGTATGTGAAATTATTTTGCTTTAATAAAatctgttttgtaaggtgaagcatttttttctgatgtgTAGAtgactgttttcttaatgtcgccagtatatttcctataccttataataatgattcTGCTCCAcggaaactatacgtgctacagaaaaactatagaCATCtgtgaaatcaggacaaaaagatcaTTCAGAAAAGTGCAAAGTCACCTGTGATgtcaacaaaaaatatatttttttgcagaTCCGTGAATCATAGTAATGACCGTGTGACTGCTGACAGCCCGGCGGACATAGTGAGGGTGTTAGAGGGTCTTGGGATGGGGGGCTGACTGTTGTGTGCAGTGCTGAGTCATAATGACACTTGGCCACAGCCCAGGGTGGGGAGGGGTCCGGGCTCCGGTATATAATCCGCTCTGGGCTGTATACCCACACACACATCCAGTGCACAGCAGACATGGCCGACAAGAGAGTCTTCGTGGTGTTTGGAGCTACAGGTGAGTGCGGGGGAGGAGGAAAGGGCTGGAGTCCCTTGCAGGCGGTGGTGGCTGATCTTGTGACTGCTGTATACATCCCATAGGTCGCCCACCCTATGTACAGGCGGTGCGGCTCTGCtggactacaacccccagcatctgTCACCAGTCCTGTGATGGGGAACCTTACAAGCAGCTTTATGTTCTTCTCTCCTGGCTCCTCCACCGGTAATATGGCTTCCGTCCCACCATCCTAATGCCGGGGGCCATGTGAAACTCGTTATGCGGAAATTTACCCCAAGTAcaatggagggggagggggagtagGAAACTTACTGTTTAACCCTTGAGTTCAATTTTTCATAAGTATTATTTGCTAGGGCATGGGAATATACGTTTTATTAAGTGATATCTTCATAAGAATAATAATATCCGGCACTTTAGGGACGTTCGGTTTCTTCCCAGAGCCGGCGATTAAGATCTTAGGGACCAAAAATCGCTGAATTCACAGATTTCCAAGTGGGGATAATATTCTCCATATCCAATGACCAAACGGGCGTTTGGGGAGTAAGAATTCTCACTGAAGTCGCTGATTAATAAACGAGAacgctgctttccaaaatggtcatAATTTAGGAATAATTAGGAAAAAAAGTCTAACACTTATTAATCGCTGAAAGAGATGAAGCTGTTCCCATTGTGAAGATCTCACTTTTAACTATATagatctatatataaatatatatttttttttccctagtTTAGCCTAATAAATAGGGGTTTCAATCCCTGATAATGGTAAATCTTAACATATGAACAAATTAATGTCCTCTTTGCGGGTTTCGCTAATATTTTCTACGTTGAGATTgtagctcttaaagggaacctgtccccagctttggccaatatgagatccggccaccgcctttcagggctgatatacagcagtctataatgCTATatttgcccccaacccgacctgcaagagaagaaaaaaccTCTTTTATTATACTTCCCTACTGCCGGTGAGAggggcatcgctggtcttggtccggcacctgcCATCTTTTcgtgatgccgtcctccttcttgcttcgtgtggatgacgcgtccctacgTCCTCCACCGTCTCCCCGGCATCGCACAGgctccggggctctttgacctttcctagCGCACTGGAGTTCACCTGTGATGCCGGGGAGACTGTGGATTCTGTTATAGGGGCgtacatttttccctttttttagttttttggggGATATAACAAAATAGATATGCCACATTTCAAAATGTCACAAATTATGATTTAGTTGAAAATATCTGAAAAATGTCACCTGCACCCATAATGGCAGGCGGGACCCTGTTCAAACTACTTTAACTCTTGGAAAAAGGTGCTGGAGCGCCCCCTGGTGTCTGTTTCGGTAAGCAGGGTGGTCCCGGTACACTCCAGACTGATGGTGAATATTTACAGGGTGGTCCCGGTATACTCCGGACTGATGGTGAATATTTACAGGGTGGTCACTCGGTTTTCCCAACCTTCTGGATGGCGCTGTTTCCCGATGTTTGGCCGTGGTGCTAATGTCCGCCATGTCTTGTGCTTTCTCTCCCAGGAGCTCAGGGCGGATCGGTCGCTGCCGCTCTGCTGGATGATGGCACCTTTGAGGTCAGGGCGGTGACTCGAGACACCAGCAAACCGGCAGCTGTGAAGCTAAAGGAGGCCGGAGCAGAGGTCGTGTCCGCGGATCTGGACGATGAGAAGAGCCTGGAGGCTGCCCTGAGCGGGGCGTATGGGGCGTTCCTGGTCACCAACTTTTTTGAGCAATTCAGCAAGGAGAAAGAGATCGCGCAGGTAACGGCGCCATTACTAGACTGTCGCATGATGTGGGATTCATCCTTAGCCGCCTGGTTCATGTAAGGAAGTGATAACACTTTTTAAAATTTCTTCAGGGTAAACTAATCGCAGATCTGTCCAAGCGTCTCGCCCTGGAGATTGTGGTCTTCAGCGGCCTGGAGAATGTGAAGAAACTGACGGAGGGAAAGCTGGAGGTGCTGCATTTTGATGGAAAAGGAGAAATTGAGGAATATTTCCGTGAGATCGGGGTCCCCATGATCAGCGTGAGGCTTCCCAGTTACTACGAGAACCTGCTGACCTACTTCAGGCCCCAGAAGAACAAGGACGGTGATGGCTACTCATTAGGTACAAGGAACGTTCCGTCACTCGTCATTAATGAGGGAGAGGCCTTCATAGCTTTATATAGGGGACGCCCAAAATGGCTGCTGTCACAGGGCACCAATTATACAGGAAGTGGACGACGCTTTCTGTCTCTTTCTACCCACAAACCATTGAACTGAGTCTTCTCCATCCCTGGTTCCAGTGTCTCAACAtcggtgctgcagccaatcactgagctgggCCAAAGTAGACGGTCCgaaccgctgagctcagtgattggctgcagtgctgtgaaaATGATGTGAATGATGCCTCGAGTGCCATCAGTGGTTTTCACACATGACTCGTACCTGTGATGGACGTGTGAATGGCCCCACA harbors:
- the LOC143785375 gene encoding nmrA-like family domain-containing protein 1; amino-acid sequence: MADKRVFVVFGATGAQGGSVAAALLDDGTFEVRAVTRDTSKPAAVKLKEAGAEVVSADLDDEKSLEAALSGAYGAFLVTNFFEQFSKEKEIAQGKLIADLSKRLALEIVVFSGLENVKKLTEGKLEVLHFDGKGEIEEYFREIGVPMISVRLPSYYENLLTYFRPQKNKDGDGYSLAIPMGDVPLDGMSVKDLGGVVVSILKSPSEYIGKNIGLKREMLKVEQYAAIMSKVTGKDIKDAKITLEAYENLGFPGAAELANMFRFFITKPDRDVDITLKLNPKAKTFQPWMEENKEAFKDL